The sequence below is a genomic window from Ciceribacter thiooxidans.
CGAGGCGACGGTTGCCGGCGCCACCGTCTGAGATCGCAATGCATTCGGATGGCCGGTTGCCTTTGCCGGGCGGCTGGCCTACTGCTTTGCCGGAACATTCCGTGAGGCAGGCATGCGCGATCTATCGACATTCAAAGGCTGTCCGGCACCGTCGCCGGTAAGGCTCGAAGGCCGTTTTGTGACGGTCGAACCTTATGACAGGGACAAGCACCTCCAGGCCCTTTGGGACGGCCTCGGCGGGATGGGCATCAATCCGCTGCTCACCTATTTCACCCAGCCGGACTTCGGCAGCATCGCCGACTTCGAGAGCTGGCTCGACAATGCCCGCACCAAGGGTGGCTGGCTCACCCATGTCTTCCGGGACAATGCGTCGGGCAAGATCGTCGGCATGGCGAACTACATGCGCGCCGACCCGGCCAACGGTGTCGTCGAGGTGGGGGGCGTCGCTCATGGTCCGGCGATGAGCCGCACGCCGCTTGCAACCGAGGCTCATTACCTGATGGCGAAGCACGTCTTCGACGATCTCGGCTACCGCCGCTACGAGTGGAAGTGCCACAACGAGAACGAGGCGAGCAAGACGACCGCGCGCCGTTACGGCTTCACCTTCGAGGGCGTGTTCCGCCAGCACATGCTTTCGAAGGGCAAGAACCGCGACACCGCCTGGTTCTCGATCATCGACGGCGACTGGCCGCTGGTGAAGGCGGCGTTCGAAGCCTGGCTTGCCCCGGATAATTTCGACGCCGAAGGCCGGCAGAAGCGGAAACTCGAAGACATCCGCGCCGAGCTGGCAAGGGCGGTGGCCTGATGGCTGGAAGCGACAAGGAAACCCGTTCTTCGGCGATCGCCGCCTTTGTTATCCTGCTTGGGATCGGTATCGCACTCCTCGTCATGCCGAAGGTCGTGCTGTGGGTCGGCGGTTACTCGCCGGTGCTGGCGGCCGCCCTCGGCACGCTGGTGATCCTGTCCTTCTTTCTGATCTTCTGGCTGCGCGCGCGCTACCAGCGCCGCCGCGGCGATCAGGACTGAAGCGTCGCCGCAAGCAGCACCACGCCCATCACGATGACGAGAAGAGCGCCGCCGATCTCGATGGCGCTCGACACCTTTCGAGCGGCCGGAGATCCGGGGCCGAAGAGACGAACCGCGACCGTCTTCGCCGAGACGGCAAGCGTCGCGAGGAGGGAGACGGTGATCGCTGTCCCGAGGGCCATGGCGAAGACCGAGAGCACGCCGCCGAGATAAAGCCCGTTCAGGATCGAGAAGGTCATCACCAGCAGGGCGCCGGAACACGGGCGCAGGCCGACGGCGACGATCGCCGACCAAGCCTCCCTTAACCGGAACTCTTTTGCCGACAGCAGCCGTGGATCGGCGATATGGCTCATGCCGCAGTCGGGGCAGACGGCACCCGGTGCAAGGTCCGAATGGCTGTGCTCGACGGAAATGGCTACGAAACGAAGGCCCGTCGTGGTGTGCGATCCCGGAGCCGAAGCGGCACCGGCAAACAGCGATGCGCTCGCCGGCTGGGCGGTGAAAATCGACCGCAGCTTGCGCACGAGAAGCCAGAGGCCGAAGGCGATGATGAGCCCGTAGCTCGCGAGTTCCATCGCGTCGGTCGCGTTCGTCAGCGTGATCCCCGTGCCCCTGAGGACGAGATAGGCGACCCCGACGACAGCGATTGCCACCAGCGCTTGCAGCGCCGAGGAGACGAAGGAGATGCCGACGCCGCGCTTCAGCTCGGTTTCGTTGGCGATCATATAGGACGAGATCACCGCTTTGCCGTGCCCCGGGCCGGCGGCATGGAACACGCCATAGGCAAAGGAAAGCCCGACGAGTGTGGCAAGGCGACTCGGGTCTTCCCGCATCGCCTTCAGCGATCCGGTCAGCGCACGGTAGAAGGCCTGCTGGTGCTCGTTCACCCAGCCGAGAAATCCGCCGAACATGCCGGTGGTGGGGAACGACGGTTCGGCCGTGCCGATGCCGAGTGGTGAGCCTGCAAGGGCCGCCGACGCCGTAAAGAAGACGAGCAAGACAGAGAGGGCGGCATATCGGCCGCGGCCGGCGCTCAGCATGATACGTCGAGGCGGGTTGCGAACAGCTTGCCCATGTCCGAGCCGCCGGGATTGTTGAAGAAGGCTTCCGTCATCATGTTCTGGTTCTGCGCCATCACCGCGTCCGGATCGGGGCGAATGACCTGCCGCTTGCAGACCTCGAAACCGTCGCCCTCGGTCACGAGATCTCCGTCCTTGGCGAAGTCGATCGAGGTGTAGAAGGTCGGGTCGTAGATGCCGAAGGAGAGCTTGCCCTTGAGCGGCACCGCGGTCTGCGGTTTCACGATGAAGAACACGAGGAGCTGATTGTCCTTGAAGTCGACGTTGAACACCTCCGGCGTCGCGAACTTCACCGGACTGCCGTTGTCGGTGACGAAGGTGAAATAGTCGTAGTCGCCGGTCGAGGTGCGGATCGTGTCGGCGATTTCCTTCAACTCGTCGGGGTCGAGCTTCAGATTGGTATTCTTGTCGAAATCGAGCAGCACGCTTGATGAGAACACGTCATCGAAGCGCCAGACGTTGCGGATTTCCGTGATGTTTCCGGCGTCGGCGACGACCTCGAGCCTCGCCTCGGCGAAGATGTGAGGATGGGCAAACGCGGGTAGCGGCTGCAGGGCGAGGGCGATCGCTGCGGCTGCCGGCGTGAAAGTCTTCTTCATGATGCCCTGTCGTTGCTCGCGTCACGGGATTCGGCGATCCGTCACCGTTCCCTTTACCAGAATTGGGACGGAAGTTGGACTGTCCGCCATTGCATCAGCCGATATCCCTCAGGCGTTCTTGCGGAACCAGGCGTGGAGATAGTCGACGAAGGCGCGAACCTTCGCCGGCAGGTAGCGACGATGGGGATAGACGGCGTAGATGCCCCGGTCGGACGGCAGGTAGTCGTCGAACAGCGAAACAAGGTCTCCCGATTGCAGGTAGGGCCTCGCGATGAAATCCGGGATCATCGCGACACCGAGCCCGGCGCGCGCGGCCCGGAGCGTCGCCTGCGGGCTATTGACCTCGATCGGACCGCTGACGTTTACGGAAAAGCTGCCGTCCTTCGGCTCGTGGAAGCGAAGCGTGTTGTGGGTCCGTGAATTCGTGTCGATCAGGAAGGGCACTCGCGACAGGTCCTGCGGATGGGTGAGCGGCCCGTGCTTCTCGACGAAGGCGGGCGTTGCGCAGGCATAGACGCGGAAATCGGAAAGCTTTCTGGCGATCAGGCCCGAATCGTCGAGTTTGGTAATGCGGATTGCGAGGTCGAACCCTTCCTCTATGAGGTCGACGAAGCGGTCCTCGGCGACGATCTCGAGCGAGAGATCGGGGTGCTCCTTGACGAAGTCGATCAGCGACTGGCCGACATCGGCGTCGATGAAGGTGCGCGGCAGCGAGACCTTCAGCTTGCCACGGATATCGGCATTGTTCTCACGCACGAGGTCGGCGAGGTTGTCGATCTCCTTGAGGATGTCGGAGGCCGTCCGGTAATAGGTGTGGCCTGCGCCGGTCAGCGAAAACTGGCGCGTGGTACGATTGAGGAGCAGGGCGCCGAGCTCGTCTTCCAGTTCACGGACATACTTGGAAAGCAGGGCTTTCGACCGGCCGGTCTTGCGGGCGGCGGCGGAAAAGCCTTCGGCCTCGACCACGTCGATGAAGGCGCGCATGCGGGTCAGGGTGTCCATGGGCCGGGCTCCTTCGCGAACTGCGCCGAATTGTGAACATAAGCGCAAGATCGTTCAATCTCATTTTCGGGAAACCAGACAAAAAACGCTTGATTATGACCGCGAATGTTCTTATCTCCTCGCTTGCCCAAAGTCGCACGTGCCTGTGGGTGTCCGCCGACCCTCGAACTGGGATTTATCCCTAAGGTGAGGTCATCGGTAAGGTACCTGGAACTAACCCCTCCAGTCGCTATTCCGGCCAACCGGGAAATGCGAGGACATCTTGAAGCAACGACGGTGCGGGCCTTTCTGGTTCTCTGCCGGCTTTCCATCAGCCGGGGTACTGAAGAGGCACACCATCATTGCCGGAAGTGCGGTAGGGTTTCCCCTCCAATCCATGGCAGACAAAGCGGATTTATGCGCTCAGGCAAGAGTGCGTTCATCCATCGTTTCGCGCGTCGAGCGTTCGTACGGTACCAGAGTTTCCACCGGCTGGTTTCGAGCGTTCTCTCGTCGCCCTTTGTCCTTCCGGAATCTTCGCAGGTTCCGGGCTCTTTGGAATATGGAAGGGATAGACCGATGACCACTGCCCGCATCCTCGACTTCATCAAGTCCCGACGACCGGAAGGTCCCTGCCTCGTGGTCGATCTCGACGTCGTGCGCGACAACTATTCCGCGTTCCGTCACGCCCTGCCGGACAGCGCGATCTACTATGCCGTCAAGGCCAATCCGGCTCCGGAAATCCTGTCGCTGCTCGCCGGGCTCGGCTCGAGCTTCGACTGCGCCTCTGTCGCCGAGATCCAGATGGCTCTCGACGCCGGCGCGACCGCAGACCGCATTTCCTACGGCAATACCATCAAGAAGGAACGTGACGTCGCGCGCGCCCACGCACTCGGCATCAGCCTCTTTGCGGTCGACAGCCACGAGGAAGTCGAGAAGGTCGCCCGCGCCGCGCCCGGCGCCCGCGTCTTCTGCCGCGTCCTGACGGACGGTGAGGGCGCCGAATGGCCGCTTTCCCGCAAGTTCGGCTGCGTTCCGCAGATGGCGGTCGACGTGCTCGTCTACGCGCACCAGCTCGGTCTCGAGTCCTACGGCGTTTCCTTCCACGTCGGCTCGCAGATGACCAAGGTCGACGCCTGGGATTCGGCTCTCGCCGATGCCAAACGCGTGTTCGCCTCGCTCGCCAAGCAGGGCATCCACCTGCAGATGGTCAACATGGGCGGCGGTTTCCCGACCAAGTACCTGCGCGATATTCCGTCGGCGGAGGCCTACGGTCTGGCGATCACCGGAGCACTGAAGAAGCACTTCGGCAATCACATCCCGAAGACGATCATCGAGCCGGGTCGCGGCATGGTCGGCAATGCAGGCGTGATCAAGGCCGAGGTCGTGCTCGTCTCGAAGAAGTCGGACAACGATGCGCATCGCTGGGTCTTCCTCGACATAGGCAAGTTCGGTGGCCTCGCCGAAACCATGGACGAGGCGATCCGCTATCCGATCCGCACCGAGCGCGATGCGGACGACATGGAGCCCTGCGTGCTCGCCGGCCCCACCTGCGATTCGGCCGACGTGCTCTATGAGAAGAACATGTATCCGCTGCCGGTCTCGCTGACGATCGGCGACGAGGTTCTGATCGAAGGCACGGGCGCCTACACCACGACTTATTCGGCGGTTGCCTTCAACGGCTTCGAACCGCTGAAGTCTTACGTGATCTAAGGCTAAGCCTCACTCGACGACCGCGCCGGCACCGCCGGCGCGGCAATCACAAAAGATCATGGGAAACGCTCTTAGGATGGGAGGTCGATATGGCCACTGTTCTTGACACGGTGCGCGCGTTCTTCGCGCCGGCACCGACCTTCGTCATCGAAAACGAAACGCCGGCCGACGTCGTGGCGCGCGAGATGCTGCTCGACAGGACGATGGGCGCCGATCGCCGCAAGAAGTCGTCGGAGAAGATCCGCCGCGGCCGTGTTCCGGCCGAAGGGCTCGCCCTCGTCGCCCGCGATGTGGACGGTCACCTGATCGGCACCGTGCGGCTGTGGAACGTCGAGGCCGGTGTCGACGGCAATGGCCGGCCAGTGGATGCACTCCTGCTCGGGCCGCTCGCCGTCGACTGTGCCCACGAGGGCAAGGGGATCGGCTCGGCACTGATGCGCGCAGCGATCGCGGAAGCGAAGGCCCGTGGCCACGGGGCCATCCTGCTTGTCGGCGACGCGCTCTACTACCAGCGCTTCGGTTTTCTTGCCGAGAAGACGCGGCACCTCGTCATGCCGGGGCCGTTTGCCCGCGAGCGGTTCCTGGCACTGGACCTGAAATCCGGCTGGCTCGACGCGGCGGCCGGCATGGTCGTCGGCAGCGGCCGCAAGCTGCCACGGACGGGACGGCGGCAGAGGGCCTGATCCGGCACTACCGCCCCCGGCGCGTTCCATTCGCGCTTCCCTGCGGGCTGATTCGCGTTCCGCGTGCGAGCTTCCGGTTGCAGAACCGCTGAGCGGTGCCGTGGGTTTGTCGTTGGAAGGCAGCGCACAGCGCGTCGTTAAGTCGCAGATTCTCCAAGGGAATATGCCTTTCGTCAAGTTTTTCATTGTAAAAATGTCACAGTGTTGATCGATCGATTTTCGGCATTTGATTAACATGTGAAGTATTGATCTGGCGCAACCGGCAGCGGTGTGCGTGGGGGATAGTCGGCGGCATGGCTTCAGGCCAAACGACTGACTAAGGAGAGACCCCATGACCACCACTTGCACAAGGCGGATCAGCGCTCTTGCCGCAACCACTGCAATTCTGTTGTTCGCCCAGGCGGCCGGCGCGGCGGACCTGATGCCCGCAGTCGAGCCCACCCCGGCTGCCGAGGACATCGGCGCTGTCAGCCCGTGGCAGATCCGCGTGCGCGGGCTTGGCGTCATTACCAATGACGAAGGCTCGGTCGACGGTGTCGCCGGCTCGGATCTCTCCTATAGCGACTCGGTTATCCCCGAACTCGACATCACCTATTACTTCACCGACAATCTGGCCGCCGAACTCATCCTCGGCACCACCTGGGCCGGCATCTACGGCGAAGGCTCGCTCGCCGGCCTCGACCGCATCGGCAGCACCTGGGTTCTGCCCCCGACGCTCACCCTGCAGTATCACTTCACGGATTTCGGCGCCTTCAAGCCCTATGTCGGCGCCGGCGTGAACTACACGATCTTCTACAACCAGGATGCCGACAGCGCGACTGACCTGCATGTCAAGGACAGCTTCGGCTTCGCCCTGCAGGCCGGCTTCGACTACATGATCAACGAACACTGGGGCGTCAACTTCGACGTCAAGAAGATCTTCCTGCGTCCGGACTTCGACGTCACCGTCGGCGGTGCAGACCTGACCGGCAACGCCAAGCTTGATCCCTGGCTCATCGGCGGTGGTGTGACTTACCGCTTCTAAGTCACGCCATCGATGGCGGTCGCGGGACCTTTCCCGCGGCCGCTTTTTTTGTGCGTGCTTGTTGAAGCGTTAGCCCGAAATATCCACCACGCCGCAGTCTCCGGCCTCGGAGCCGAAGGCGAGCAGCTTGCCGTTGGCGCTCCACGCCATCGAGGTGATGGCGCCCTTGCCGGGTCGGCGCAGCAGCGCCTCCTTGCCGTCGGCGACGCGGACCGCGAGGATCATGCCGTCGATGAAGCCGATGGCGAGGACCTCGTCTGCGGGGTGGAAGGCGACGTTGGTCACCAGGATGTTGGCGCGCGTGCCGAGCTCGAGCGGCGCCTTGCCCATCGGGCCGTCCTTGCCGGAAAAAGGCCAGACGATTGCCGCCGGTGCGCCGGAAGAGGCGAGCCACTTGCCCTTGGGCGACCAGGAGAGCGACTTGACCTTGGCCGGATAGCCGGTCATGCGCATGTGGCGGCTCTCGTTGGGCTTGCCGTCGAGCTTCCAGCCGTGAAGCGCGCTTTCCTGCATGGTGGTGACGACGAAGCGGCCGTCCGGCGAGAAGGTGACGCCGGTATGGGCACCCTTCCATTCGAGATCGACCGGCGTGCCGGCGGTGCCGACCCAGTGAAGCGAGACGCCGTTGTAGCGGGCAAGCGCGATCCGCAGCCCCTTCGGCGCAAAGTCGATGCCTTCGACCGTCCGCTGTTCGGTGAACTCCTTCACCGTTCCGTCGGCCAGCCGCACGAAGGCGGACTTGCCGTGCGCATAAGCGACAGCGCCCTGCGGCCCGGCAGCAACGACGGCAATCCACTTGCGCGGCACCTCGGCAAGCGTGCTGACGCTTCCGTCATGGGCAATCCTCAGAACCTTGCCGTCTTCGCCGCCGGTCACCAGCGTCTGGCTGGCGTGGTCCTTCACGCATGTGAGTAGCCCCTTATGGGCCTCGGTCACCTTGTCGCCACCGTCCAGGCGGTGGATGGCGCCGGACGCGGCGGCGAAAAAGGGTATGTCTCCGAGAAAGGCGGCAGTGACGACGTGGCCTTCGATATCGAGAGGGGCGACCGTTGGCATCAGGAGGCGGCCTCGCAGGCGTGGAAGCTCTTTTCGAGCTTCTCGCGATCGAGATCGCGGCCGATGAAGACGAGGCGGGTCTCGCGCTTCTCGCCGTCCTTCCAAGGGCGCTGGTGATCACCCTCGATGATCATGTGCACGCCCTGCACGACATAGCGTTCCTCGTCGCCGTTGAAGGCGATGATGCCCTTGAGGCGGAGGATGTTCGGGCCGTCGGTCTGGGTGACCTTCTGGATCCACGGGAAGAAGCGGTCCGGGTTCATCTCGCCGCCGCGCAGCGAGATCGAGGTGACCGTCACGTCGTGGATGGCGGACGGGCCGTGATCGTGGTGGTGGTGGTCGTGCCCGTGATGGTCGTGATCATGGTCATGATGGTGGTGATGGCCATGGTCGTGATCGCAGTCCGGACCGCAGACATGGTCCGGATCGTCATGGTCGAGGAAGCTCGGGTCGTTCTCCAGCGCGCGCTCGAGATTGAAGGCGCCCTGGTTCAGCACCTTCGCGAGGTCGACGCCCGAGCGCGTTGTCGTGTAGACGCGGGCCGACGGGTTGATCGCATGGACGATATCCTCGATGCGATGAAGCTCGTCGTGGCTCACGAGATCGGCCTTGTTGACGACGACGACGTCGGCAAAGGCAATCTGGTCCTCGGCCTCGCGGCTGTCCTTCAGCCGGAGCGGCAGATGCTTGGCGTCGACGAGGGTCACGACGGCGTCGAGTTCGGTCTTCGAACGGACATCGTCGTCCATGAAGAAGGTCTGGGCGACCGGCACGGGATCGGCAAGGCCGGTCGTCTCGACGATGATGCCGTCGAAGCGGCCGGGGCGGCGCATCAGCCCTTCGACCACACGGATCAGGTCGCCGCGCACGGTGCAGCAGACGCAGCCGTTGTTCATTTCGTAGATTTCCTCGTCGGACTCGACGATCAGATCGTTGTCGATGCCGATCTCGCCGAACTCGTTGACAATGACGGCGTATTTCTTGCCGTGGTTTTCCGAGAGGATGCGGTTCAGCAAGGTCGTCTTGCCGGCGCCGAGATAGCCAGTGAGCACGGTGACGGGAATGGGTTTCGCTGCAACTTCGGACATGGGAACCTCGATGGGTGAACTGGGCGGACAGGCGCCCCCGGTGCGGTTGAGTTCATATAGGCTGCGGCGTGCGACAGTTCAAAGGCTTTGTTGGCGAAGCCTGCTCCTGCGGCTCTAGCGCAGTTCGTTGACGTCGAAGGCGTGAACGTCGTGCAGCAGTTCGACGAGTCCATGGACTGCATGAGCGATCAGCCGTTCACCCTTTTCCGCCGTTGCCGCCGCCGCATTGCCGGTCACCCCTTGGGGGGTGAGGTCCGCCATTTTCCAGCCGAAGGCATGGGGACCGTAGGCGCGCAGATGGGTGAAACGCTGGGCGTAGTCGGCCTGCCGGGAGGGAAAGTCGGCGGCCCGCGTCATGTCGACCTTGCCGGGATGAAGGGCCAGCATCACCGAGGTTTCGATATCGCCGCCGTGGATGCCCATGGCCTTTTCCTCAGGTGTGACGACGCCTTCCGGCACGCCGAAGCGGGTCCAGCTCGTCGCCACCGCCAGCATGTCGAAGCGCACGCGCGCTTCGGTGGCGACGATCGTCATCAGCGGAGAATTGCCGCCGTGGGCATTCAGCATCACGAACCTGCGGATACCCTGTTGCGCCAGATCGCCGGCGATGGAAAGCCAGCGCTCGATGGCTTCGCCATAGCCGAGGCTTCTCGTCCCGGGAACATCCATGTGCTCGACGGAATAGCCGACCGGCTCCACCGGCAGGAAGGTGACGGGCAGGTCGGCGGGGAGGGCGGCGATCAGCCTCTCGACGATCCCCTCGACGATCAGGCGATCCGTCTCGAAAGGCAGGTGCGGGCCATGTTGCTCGTGTGCGCCGAGCGGCAGGACGGCGATCCAGTCGCGGCGTTCTTCCGGTGAGAGCGTCGGATAGTTTTCGGCAAAGTTGCGGTGGGGTCGGGACATTCCGGGACTTTATCCGATCTGCGGACGGCGTTTCAATGCGTTGTAAAGATTAGCCGGCTTATCATGCCGCAGGCGGCGAGCACTCCCGGAGCATAGAGATGGCGAAGAAAGACAAGTCAGACAAGAAGAGCGGCAAGAAAGACAAGGCCGGGCGGAAGAAGGAGGCTGCCCGCGAAACCGCAGATGCCGCCTTTGCACCGCTTGTCACGCAAGCGGCCAGGTCGCTCAGGACGCTTCTCTCCCGCAATCTCGCCGACTGCGGGCTCTATGCCGGCCAGGACGGCGTCGTCCAGGCGCTCGCCGATGAAGACGGGCTAACGCCGGGGGCGCTTGCCCAGAAGCTCGGCGTCAAGGCGCCCACCATGACCCGCACGATCGGCCGCATGGAAGCTCAGAGTTTCGTCGAACGGCGGTCGGACGCGCTCGACCACCGTCTCACCAAGGTCTTTCTCACCGACGGCGGTCGCGCCAGCCTCGAGCGCATCGCCGCCGCAGCGGAGGCGTGCGAGCGGCAGGCGCTCCAGGGCCTTTCCGGCAAGGAGGCCAAGACGCTGTCGCGGTTGCTCCTCGCGGTCGAGGAGAACCTGCAGGCCGCCATCGGCAAGCGTTGAAGGTCCGCAGGAGCGAGGCCCTTTTCGCACGCGAAAACAGCAATTGAAATCCGCAATTAAATTGTTTAATTAAAACGTTTAATCGCGGGAGAGGGAGACGGTTTCCACCGCGAGCGAACGCGATCGCCCCGGGAGGACACGTGGCTCAAAAAGTGAAGCTCTCCACGATAGCCGAGTCTCTCGGTCTGTCGACCGCTACCGTATCGCTGGCCCTGCGCGACAGCCCGCTGGTCGCAGTCGATACGCGCGAGAAGATCAAGGAACAGGCCCGTCATCTGGGCTATATCTACAATCGCCGCGCGGCCAGCCTCCGGACATCGCGTTCCGGGATCATCGGCGTCGTCGTGCACGACATCATGAACCCGTTCTACGGCGAGATTCTCAAGGCCATCGAAAGTGAGCTCGATCGAAGCCGCCATACCTTCATCCTCTCCAATCACTACGATTCCGTCGAAAAGCAGCGGACGTTCATCGAGACGCTGCTGCAGCTCGGCGGCGACGGGGTCATCATGTCGCCGGCGATCGGCACACCGGAAGAGGACGTCATGCTGGCGGAGGAAAACGGCATGCCGGCGATCCTGATCGCCCGCTCGATGGAGGGCCTCGATCTGCCGACCTATCGCGGTGACGACAGCTACGGCATCTCACTCGCCACCAACCACCTGATCGGTCTCGGACACCGGACCATTGCGATGATCGGCGGCACCGACCAGACGTCGACCGGCCGCGACCGCTACCAGGGCTATGTCAACGCGCTGCGCAAGGCGGGCATCGAAGTCGATCCGGCGCTGCGCATCCCGGGGCCGCGCACCAAGCAGGGTGGTTTCGAGGCGGCCGTGCACTTCCTTTCGTTGCCGCAGAAACCGACCGCGGCCGTTTGCTGGAACGACCTCGTGGCGATCGGCCTGATGAACGGCATTGCGCGTGCCGGCCTCGTCCCCGGCAAGGATATTTCGGTCACCGGCTACGACGACCTCGAGGAGGCGTCGATCGCGACGCCGGCGTTGACGACGGTCTGGAACGGACAGGCGGAGGTCGGAAGGCTTGCGGCTCGCGCGCTTCTCGATAAACTGGCGGGCAATCACGAGCCGGACGGCATCCATCTCATCAAGCCGGAAATGCGCATCCGCCAGTCGACCGGCCCCATCAAGCGATAAGGAGCAGACCATGGCGATACAGCCGCGCCCGACCATCCTCGTGCCCGGCCGTATCAATCCGAGGGTCACCGACAGGCTCGCAGAGCGTTTCGACGTTCTCTGCGTGCCGCATGGGCCGGATCTGGAACTCGGCGAGGTCGAAGCGGCCCGCGTCCGCGGCGTCGCCGTTTCCGGCGCCCTGCCGGGGCGCTGGATTGCCCGGCTCCCCAATCTCCAGGTGATCTCGAGCTTCGGCGTCGGCTATGACGCAGTGGACGTCGCAGAGGCAGCGGGGCGCGGGATCCTCGTCACCAACACGCCGGACGTGCTGAACGACGAGGTTGCCGACACCGCCGTCGCCCTGCTCATCAACACCGTCCGCCAGTTGCCGCAGGCGGAAACCTGGCTGCGCCAGGGCCGATGGGAACGGGAAGGGCCTTTTCCGCTTTCTCCGCTCTCGCTCAAGGGACGGCATGTCGGCATTCACGGGCTCGGTCGCATCGGGCGCGAAATCGCGCGCAGGCTCGAACCCTTCAAGGTCAGGATCAGCTATCACACCCGCCGCCCGCGAACCGACCTCGGCTACGGCTATTTCCCGTCCTTGACGGCGCTTGCCGAGGCGGTCGACACGCTGATCTCGATCGTTCCGAAGACGCCGGAAACCTTCAAGGCGATCAACGCGGACGTGCTTTCGGCTCTCGGCCCGAACGGCGTCCTGATCAATGTCGGCCGCGGCTGGACGGTCGATGAGGAGGCGTTGATCGAAGCGCTCCGCAGCGGCACAATCGCCGGCGCCGGCCTCGACGTCTTCCAGGACGAGCCGCGCGTACCGGAGGAACTGCTCGCCTTCCCGAATGTCTCGCTGATGCCGCACGTGGCCTCGGCCTCTGTACCGACGCGCAACGCCATGGCGGATCTGGTCGTCGACAACCTGTTTTCCTGGTTTGAGACCGGCCGGGTGCTGACACCGGTGCCGGAGACGCCGCAGCCGGTTAAGTAGCGGTTTACCGCCTCACGCAGTGAGCGCCCGCGCGCTCGCATAGGTGCGCACGGCCTCGCCGAAGGCCTCGAAAAGGGCACGGGAGGGCTTGTCGGTCTCGGCCCAGTACTCCGGATGCCATTGCACGCCGACGGCGAAGCCGCGGGCACCAATCACGGAAACGGCCTCGATCGTGCCGTCTTCCGCCACGGCTTCCACCTGCAGGCCGGGTGCGGTCGTCGAGATCGCCTGGCGATGCAGCGAGTTGACCTTGACCTTGCCGGCGCCGAGATAGCGGGCGATGCAGGAGCCCTCGGCGACGATCACGTCCTGGCGGATCGAGAAGGCGACGTCGCGTTCGACGTCGGCCGGCTTGCGATGGTCCCAGATGCCGGGCTGCTCGTGGATTTCAGTCGCGAGC
It includes:
- a CDS encoding CobW family GTP-binding protein, translated to MSEVAAKPIPVTVLTGYLGAGKTTLLNRILSENHGKKYAVIVNEFGEIGIDNDLIVESDEEIYEMNNGCVCCTVRGDLIRVVEGLMRRPGRFDGIIVETTGLADPVPVAQTFFMDDDVRSKTELDAVVTLVDAKHLPLRLKDSREAEDQIAFADVVVVNKADLVSHDELHRIEDIVHAINPSARVYTTTRSGVDLAKVLNQGAFNLERALENDPSFLDHDDPDHVCGPDCDHDHGHHHHHDHDHDHHGHDHHHHDHGPSAIHDVTVTSISLRGGEMNPDRFFPWIQKVTQTDGPNILRLKGIIAFNGDEERYVVQGVHMIIEGDHQRPWKDGEKRETRLVFIGRDLDREKLEKSFHACEAAS
- a CDS encoding creatininase family protein; amino-acid sequence: MSRPHRNFAENYPTLSPEERRDWIAVLPLGAHEQHGPHLPFETDRLIVEGIVERLIAALPADLPVTFLPVEPVGYSVEHMDVPGTRSLGYGEAIERWLSIAGDLAQQGIRRFVMLNAHGGNSPLMTIVATEARVRFDMLAVATSWTRFGVPEGVVTPEEKAMGIHGGDIETSVMLALHPGKVDMTRAADFPSRQADYAQRFTHLRAYGPHAFGWKMADLTPQGVTGNAAAATAEKGERLIAHAVHGLVELLHDVHAFDVNELR
- a CDS encoding MarR family winged helix-turn-helix transcriptional regulator, which codes for MAKKDKSDKKSGKKDKAGRKKEAARETADAAFAPLVTQAARSLRTLLSRNLADCGLYAGQDGVVQALADEDGLTPGALAQKLGVKAPTMTRTIGRMEAQSFVERRSDALDHRLTKVFLTDGGRASLERIAAAAEACERQALQGLSGKEAKTLSRLLLAVEENLQAAIGKR
- a CDS encoding LacI family DNA-binding transcriptional regulator, encoding MAQKVKLSTIAESLGLSTATVSLALRDSPLVAVDTREKIKEQARHLGYIYNRRAASLRTSRSGIIGVVVHDIMNPFYGEILKAIESELDRSRHTFILSNHYDSVEKQRTFIETLLQLGGDGVIMSPAIGTPEEDVMLAEENGMPAILIARSMEGLDLPTYRGDDSYGISLATNHLIGLGHRTIAMIGGTDQTSTGRDRYQGYVNALRKAGIEVDPALRIPGPRTKQGGFEAAVHFLSLPQKPTAAVCWNDLVAIGLMNGIARAGLVPGKDISVTGYDDLEEASIATPALTTVWNGQAEVGRLAARALLDKLAGNHEPDGIHLIKPEMRIRQSTGPIKR
- a CDS encoding 2-hydroxyacid dehydrogenase codes for the protein MAIQPRPTILVPGRINPRVTDRLAERFDVLCVPHGPDLELGEVEAARVRGVAVSGALPGRWIARLPNLQVISSFGVGYDAVDVAEAAGRGILVTNTPDVLNDEVADTAVALLINTVRQLPQAETWLRQGRWEREGPFPLSPLSLKGRHVGIHGLGRIGREIARRLEPFKVRISYHTRRPRTDLGYGYFPSLTALAEAVDTLISIVPKTPETFKAINADVLSALGPNGVLINVGRGWTVDEEALIEALRSGTIAGAGLDVFQDEPRVPEELLAFPNVSLMPHVASASVPTRNAMADLVVDNLFSWFETGRVLTPVPETPQPVK
- a CDS encoding gamma-glutamyl-gamma-aminobutyrate hydrolase family protein; translation: MPKPIIAIPADIREFDGTVWHAAQNQYVRAALKVADVMSFIIPAFEEGNDTDALLDRVDGLLVSGSATNVHPSLYGAEAKESDGPFDPARDATTLPLIRRALERGIPLLAICRGIQELNVALGGTLATEIHEQPGIWDHRKPADVERDVAFSIRQDVIVAEGSCIARYLGAGKVKVNSLHRQAISTTAPGLQVEAVAEDGTIEAVSVIGARGFAVGVQWHPEYWAETDKPSRALFEAFGEAVRTYASARALTA